One Cellulomonas taurus genomic region harbors:
- a CDS encoding PPA1309 family protein yields MLPVTETPAPTDPTATPLAQAVVEIERHVATGGWDGPVRVFALVRTASALEAEPALAQQLPPEVLAAAQADPGHLTSVEQEGLPASEDLEGLLGAIAWPETVDGAAVTVERVVLPPEAEDALPDDPEEAVAALMSHPDRQDVRLAVGVLRDGSSWCAIRQRALDADQAVGQGPDAVPGLIEALRATLA; encoded by the coding sequence ATGCTGCCCGTGACTGAGACCCCCGCTCCGACCGACCCCACCGCCACCCCGCTCGCCCAGGCAGTGGTGGAGATCGAACGCCACGTCGCCACCGGCGGGTGGGACGGCCCGGTCCGGGTGTTCGCCCTGGTCCGCACCGCGAGCGCCCTGGAGGCCGAACCGGCGCTGGCGCAGCAGCTGCCGCCGGAGGTGCTGGCCGCCGCCCAGGCGGACCCCGGGCATCTGACCTCGGTGGAGCAGGAGGGGTTGCCCGCCTCCGAGGACCTGGAGGGGCTGCTCGGTGCGATCGCCTGGCCGGAGACCGTGGACGGCGCGGCGGTGACCGTGGAACGGGTGGTGCTGCCGCCGGAGGCCGAGGACGCGTTGCCGGACGACCCGGAGGAGGCGGTGGCGGCACTGATGTCCCACCCGGACCGGCAGGACGTGCGGCTGGCCGTCGGGGTGCTGCGGGACGGGTCGTCCTGGTGCGCGATCCGGCAGCGGGCACTGGACGCCGACCAGGCCGTCGGTCAGGGTCCGGACGCGGTCCCCGGGCTGATCGAGGCGCTCAGGGCGACGCTCGCCTAG
- a CDS encoding mycoredoxin, producing MTQQLPAEGSVTMYTTTWCGYCRRLKTQLDSAGIGYTEVDIEQLPEAAAYVEQVNGGNQTVPTLLFPDGSAMTNPSLVQVKQALGV from the coding sequence ATGACCCAGCAGCTGCCCGCCGAGGGCTCCGTGACGATGTACACCACCACCTGGTGCGGCTACTGCCGTCGGCTGAAGACCCAGCTGGACAGTGCCGGGATCGGCTACACCGAGGTGGACATCGAGCAGCTGCCGGAGGCCGCCGCGTACGTCGAGCAGGTCAACGGCGGCAACCAGACCGTGCCGACCCTGCTGTTCCCGGACGGTTCGGCGATGACCAACCCGTCGCTGGTCCAGGTCAAGCAGGCGCTCGGCGTCTGA
- a CDS encoding UPF0182 family protein has protein sequence MAFANPSASRPQGPRPPRPAGGGARRRRNPLVITALVLLVIVFAVVLMAQFWTEVMWFDQLGFATVLWTEWGTRAVLFALGFLVMAAAIFTSVTIAYRSRPIYAPSNREQVSLDQYREAIEPLRKVVVVVGPAVVGLFAGVAASQQWSTVQLWLNSTPVGTKDPQYGIDLGFYLFQLPGIRFVVSYVMATVILAGIAGLVTHYLYGGLRIGPSNGTPRTTKAARVQLSVTAAILMLVIAGNYWLDQYSVLTSQGDRFEGASYTDVNAVIPSKQILAAIAVLVALMFIFTAVRGTWRIPALGIGVMVVGAVAIGGIYPAVVQRFQVNPNQQESEAPYIQRNIDATLAAYNLEDVETQSYDAKTDATPGALREDADTTASIRLLDPQEVSPSFRQLEQIRGFYSFADTLSVDRYEIGGESRDTVIAVREIDLDGLDANRRNWNSDATIYTHGYGVVAAYGNVTSRTGAPDFWEAGIPSTGELGDYEPRIYFGQNSPDYSIVGAPEGTDGWEFDYPSDDAENGAVTTSFPTDKVSAGPKIDNLWNKLLYSIKFGSEQILFSDRVTSESQILYDRDPVERVQKVAPYLTLDGRVYPAVVDGRVVWMVDGYTTSDQYPYAARQSLEDATTDSLTQTSSTVQALEPRTVNYIRNSVKATVDAYDGSVTLYAWDTEDPVLKTWAKVFDNTLTPASEISSDLMSHIRYPEDLFKVQRTLLGQYHVTDPNTFFTGSDFWRTPNDPTAGEQAGVAQPPYYLTLQMPGQDEASFSLMSTYIPTGSSARDVLTGYVAVDAEAGSEAGNPADTYGQIRLLELPRDSTIPGPNQMNNNFSSTPAVSNELNILERGGSSVIRGNLLTLPVGGGLLYVQPVYVQASSGTQVPLLQRVLVAFGDQIGFASTLDEALDQVFGGDSGTQAGDAGNEIVDPDTGDGGDTGDSSAGGTPDPDATAAPSPDPTAAPSGDATSRRTDALNRAEQALTDGQEALANNDFAAYGEAQARLQQALEDAIAADSESSGG, from the coding sequence GTGGCCTTCGCCAACCCGTCCGCATCTCGACCGCAGGGGCCCAGACCCCCACGGCCCGCCGGAGGTGGCGCCCGACGCCGCCGCAACCCGCTGGTGATCACCGCCCTGGTGCTCCTGGTGATCGTGTTCGCCGTCGTGCTGATGGCCCAGTTCTGGACCGAGGTCATGTGGTTCGACCAGCTCGGTTTCGCCACCGTGCTGTGGACCGAGTGGGGCACCCGGGCGGTGCTGTTCGCCCTCGGGTTCCTGGTGATGGCGGCGGCGATCTTCACCTCGGTGACCATCGCGTACCGCAGTCGGCCGATCTACGCCCCGTCCAACCGGGAGCAGGTCAGCCTCGACCAGTACCGGGAGGCGATCGAGCCGCTGCGCAAGGTGGTGGTCGTCGTCGGCCCCGCCGTGGTCGGTCTGTTCGCCGGTGTGGCGGCCTCGCAGCAGTGGAGCACCGTCCAGCTCTGGCTGAACAGCACCCCGGTCGGCACCAAGGACCCGCAGTACGGCATCGACCTGGGCTTCTACCTGTTCCAGCTGCCCGGCATCCGGTTCGTCGTCTCCTACGTGATGGCGACCGTGATCCTGGCCGGGATCGCCGGTCTGGTCACGCACTACCTGTACGGCGGACTGCGGATCGGCCCGTCCAACGGCACCCCGCGCACCACCAAGGCCGCCCGGGTGCAGCTGTCGGTCACCGCGGCGATCCTGATGCTGGTCATCGCCGGGAACTACTGGCTGGACCAGTACTCGGTGCTCACCAGCCAGGGCGACCGGTTCGAGGGCGCGTCCTACACCGACGTCAACGCCGTCATCCCGTCCAAGCAGATCCTCGCCGCGATCGCCGTCCTGGTCGCGCTGATGTTCATCTTCACCGCGGTCCGTGGCACCTGGCGGATCCCGGCGCTGGGCATCGGCGTGATGGTGGTCGGTGCGGTCGCCATCGGCGGCATCTACCCGGCCGTGGTGCAGCGGTTCCAGGTCAACCCGAACCAGCAGGAGTCCGAGGCGCCGTACATCCAGCGCAACATCGACGCCACGCTGGCGGCGTACAACCTGGAGGACGTCGAGACCCAGTCCTATGACGCCAAGACCGACGCCACACCCGGCGCCCTGCGCGAGGACGCGGACACCACCGCGTCCATCCGGCTGCTCGACCCGCAGGAGGTCTCCCCGTCCTTCCGCCAGCTGGAGCAGATCCGCGGGTTCTACTCCTTCGCCGACACCCTGTCGGTCGACCGTTACGAGATCGGCGGCGAGAGCCGGGACACCGTGATCGCGGTGCGTGAGATCGACCTGGACGGCCTGGACGCCAACCGGCGGAACTGGAACTCCGACGCCACGATCTACACCCACGGCTACGGCGTGGTCGCCGCCTACGGCAACGTGACCTCCCGCACCGGCGCCCCCGACTTCTGGGAGGCCGGCATCCCGTCCACCGGTGAGCTCGGCGACTACGAGCCGCGGATCTACTTCGGGCAGAACTCCCCGGACTACTCGATCGTCGGCGCGCCGGAAGGCACCGACGGCTGGGAGTTCGACTACCCGAGCGACGACGCCGAGAACGGCGCGGTCACCACCAGCTTCCCGACCGACAAGGTCTCGGCCGGGCCCAAGATCGACAACCTCTGGAACAAGCTCCTCTACTCGATCAAGTTCGGTTCCGAGCAGATCCTGTTCTCCGACCGGGTGACCAGCGAGTCCCAGATCCTCTACGACCGGGACCCGGTCGAGCGAGTGCAGAAGGTCGCGCCGTACCTGACCCTCGACGGTCGGGTGTACCCGGCCGTGGTCGACGGTCGCGTGGTGTGGATGGTCGACGGGTACACCACCTCCGACCAGTACCCCTACGCCGCCCGGCAGTCGCTGGAGGACGCCACCACCGACTCCCTGACCCAGACGTCGTCCACCGTGCAGGCCCTGGAGCCGCGCACCGTGAACTACATCCGGAACTCGGTCAAGGCCACGGTCGACGCCTACGACGGCAGCGTCACGCTGTACGCCTGGGACACCGAGGACCCGGTGCTCAAGACCTGGGCCAAGGTCTTCGACAACACCCTGACCCCGGCCTCCGAGATCAGCTCCGACCTGATGAGCCACATCCGGTACCCGGAGGACCTGTTCAAGGTGCAGCGCACCCTGCTCGGCCAGTACCACGTCACCGACCCGAACACCTTCTTCACCGGGTCCGACTTCTGGCGCACGCCGAACGACCCGACCGCCGGTGAGCAGGCAGGGGTGGCCCAGCCGCCGTACTACCTGACCCTGCAGATGCCCGGTCAGGACGAGGCGAGCTTCTCCCTGATGAGCACCTACATCCCGACCGGCAGCAGTGCCCGGGACGTGCTGACCGGCTACGTGGCGGTCGATGCCGAGGCCGGATCGGAGGCGGGCAACCCGGCCGACACCTATGGCCAGATCAGGTTGCTCGAGCTGCCCCGTGACTCGACGATCCCCGGTCCGAACCAGATGAACAACAACTTCAGCTCGACCCCCGCGGTCTCCAACGAGCTGAACATCCTGGAACGCGGTGGGTCCTCGGTGATCCGCGGCAACCTGCTCACCCTGCCGGTCGGTGGCGGGCTGCTGTACGTGCAGCCGGTCTACGTCCAGGCGTCCAGCGGCACCCAGGTCCCGCTGCTGCAGCGCGTCCTGGTCGCCTTCGGTGACCAGATCGGCTTCGCCAGCACCCTGGACGAGGCGCTCGACCAGGTGTTCGGCGGCGACTCCGGCACCCAGGCCGGTGACGCCGGGAACGAGATCGTCGATCCCGACACCGGGGATGGCGGCGACACCGGCGACTCCTCGGCCGGAGGGACGCCGGATCCGGACGCCACCGCCGCGCCGTCGCCGGACCCTACCGCCGCGCCGAGCGGCGACGCCACCAGCCGTCGCACCGACGCGCTGAACCGCGCCGAGCAGGCCCTCACCGACGGGCAGGAGGCGTTGGCCAACAACGACTTCGCCGCCTACGGCGAGGCGCAGGCCCGGTTGCAGCAGGCCCTGGAGGACGCGATCGCCGCGGACTCCGAGTCCTCCGGCGGCTGA
- a CDS encoding YgjP-like metallopeptidase domain-containing protein, with protein sequence MLPGPVEVRRSRRRSRTVTAFRENGRTVVAIPARFTRAQEREWVGRMVERLARQERRRRPSDDGLAQRAAALSERYLGGRAVPSSVRWSSNQGQRWGSCSLGDGSIRISDRLRGMPSWVTDYVLLHELNHLLHAGHGPEFWAELESYPRTERARGFLDGWSYADREGGRPQSSDEESDD encoded by the coding sequence CTGCTGCCCGGTCCGGTGGAGGTGCGCAGGTCTCGGCGCCGGTCCCGGACCGTGACCGCCTTCCGGGAGAACGGCCGCACCGTGGTCGCGATCCCCGCCCGGTTCACCCGCGCCCAGGAGCGCGAATGGGTCGGCAGGATGGTCGAGCGCCTCGCCCGCCAGGAGCGGCGACGCCGACCCTCCGACGACGGGTTGGCCCAGCGCGCGGCGGCGTTGTCCGAGCGGTACCTCGGTGGCCGGGCGGTGCCCTCGTCGGTGCGCTGGTCGTCGAACCAGGGCCAGCGCTGGGGGTCGTGCAGCCTGGGGGACGGCAGCATCCGGATCAGCGACCGCCTGCGCGGCATGCCGTCCTGGGTGACCGACTACGTGCTGCTGCACGAGCTGAACCACCTGCTGCACGCCGGTCACGGCCCCGAGTTCTGGGCCGAGCTGGAGTCCTACCCCCGCACCGAACGGGCGCGCGGATTCCTCGACGGCTGGTCCTACGCCGACCGCGAGGGCGGGCGGCCGCAGTCCTCCGACGAGGAATCCGACGACTGA
- a CDS encoding ATP-dependent DNA helicase UvrD2, with protein MSPDDLLDALDPDQRAVAGALTGPVCVLAGAGTGKTRAITHRIAYGVRTGVYAPTSVLAVTFTARAAGEMRTRLRDLGVAGVQARTFHSAALRQLRYFWPRVVGGPVPELLAQKAPVVADAAHRLGLSVDRVAVRDLASEIEWAKVSRITAEDYETAAAAAGRPAPAGHDHQVIARLITAYEDAKDARGVMDMEDILWLLAGMLVDNGAVADEVRGQYRRFVVDEYQDISPLQKFLLDQWLGGRDELCVVGDPAQTIYSFAGATPHYLTRFTADHPGSQVVKLVRDYRSTPQVVGLANEVLRRAPKENGWQPLELIAQRPSAGPVRFAVYDDDEAEAAGVATRISRLIAAGTRPSQIAVLYRINSQSEAFEQALAAIGIGYVLRGGERFFARREVRDAITTLRGAAVAADPDDSMPQAARDALRAVGWSEEAPAARGASRERWDSLSALVALADELASTAEKAGGRATVADLVADLDERAAAQHAPTVEGVTLASLHAAKGLEWDAVFLTGLSEGLVPWASADTTADLAEERRLLYVGVTRAREHLELSYARSRTPGGRGNRRRSRFLDGLWPSDGRGRFGRREVESVPRTTGEPDPALLAALKEWRREVATRTSKPDFTIIGDVTLASIAELRPASVPDLARIHGIGPAKIDRYGTELLDLVARAGKVVG; from the coding sequence ATGTCCCCCGACGACCTGCTCGACGCCCTCGACCCCGACCAGCGCGCGGTGGCCGGTGCCCTCACCGGGCCCGTCTGCGTGCTCGCGGGGGCCGGAACCGGCAAGACCCGGGCGATCACGCACCGGATCGCCTACGGCGTGCGCACCGGTGTGTACGCCCCGACCAGCGTGCTCGCGGTGACCTTCACCGCCCGGGCGGCGGGGGAGATGCGCACCCGACTGCGCGACCTCGGGGTGGCCGGGGTGCAGGCGCGCACCTTCCACTCGGCGGCGCTGCGGCAGCTGCGGTACTTCTGGCCCCGGGTCGTCGGTGGCCCGGTGCCCGAGCTGCTGGCCCAGAAGGCGCCGGTGGTCGCGGACGCCGCCCACCGGCTCGGCCTGTCGGTGGACCGGGTTGCGGTGCGCGACCTCGCCTCGGAGATCGAGTGGGCGAAGGTCAGCCGGATCACCGCCGAGGACTACGAGACCGCCGCCGCGGCCGCCGGACGACCGGCCCCGGCCGGACACGACCACCAGGTGATCGCCCGGCTGATCACGGCGTACGAGGACGCCAAGGACGCCCGCGGCGTGATGGACATGGAGGACATCCTCTGGCTGCTGGCCGGGATGCTGGTGGACAACGGGGCGGTCGCCGACGAGGTGCGGGGCCAGTACCGCCGGTTCGTGGTGGACGAGTACCAGGACATCTCGCCGCTGCAGAAGTTCCTGCTCGACCAGTGGCTCGGCGGCCGGGACGAGCTGTGCGTGGTCGGCGACCCGGCGCAGACCATCTACTCCTTCGCCGGGGCGACGCCGCACTACCTGACCCGGTTCACCGCCGACCACCCGGGCTCGCAGGTGGTGAAACTGGTCCGCGACTACCGGTCGACCCCGCAGGTGGTCGGTCTGGCGAACGAGGTGCTGCGCCGGGCACCGAAGGAGAACGGCTGGCAGCCGCTCGAACTCATCGCCCAGCGACCGTCCGCCGGGCCGGTGCGGTTCGCGGTCTACGACGACGACGAGGCCGAGGCCGCCGGGGTCGCCACCCGGATCAGTCGGTTGATCGCCGCGGGCACCCGGCCGAGCCAGATCGCGGTGCTGTACCGGATCAACTCCCAGTCCGAGGCCTTCGAGCAGGCACTGGCCGCGATCGGGATCGGCTACGTGCTGCGCGGTGGCGAACGGTTCTTCGCCCGCCGCGAGGTGCGGGACGCGATCACCACGCTGCGCGGTGCCGCGGTCGCCGCCGACCCGGACGACTCGATGCCCCAGGCCGCCCGGGACGCGCTGCGCGCGGTCGGCTGGTCGGAGGAGGCTCCGGCCGCCCGGGGTGCGTCCCGGGAGCGCTGGGACTCGCTCTCGGCGCTGGTCGCGCTGGCGGACGAGCTGGCGAGCACCGCGGAGAAGGCCGGCGGCCGGGCCACGGTGGCGGATCTGGTCGCCGACCTGGACGAGCGCGCGGCGGCCCAGCACGCCCCGACGGTGGAGGGCGTGACGCTGGCGTCCCTGCACGCGGCCAAGGGCCTGGAATGGGACGCGGTCTTCCTGACCGGACTGAGCGAGGGCCTGGTGCCGTGGGCCTCCGCGGACACGACGGCCGACCTCGCCGAGGAGCGACGGCTGCTGTACGTCGGGGTGACCCGTGCGCGCGAGCACCTGGAGCTGTCCTACGCCCGGTCGCGCACCCCGGGTGGCCGCGGCAACCGGCGGCGCTCGCGGTTCCTGGACGGACTGTGGCCCAGCGACGGACGAGGCCGCTTCGGTCGCCGGGAGGTCGAGTCGGTGCCGCGGACCACGGGGGAGCCGGACCCGGCGCTGCTGGCGGCGCTCAAGGAATGGCGGCGGGAGGTGGCGACCCGGACCAGCAAGCCGGACTTCACGATCATCGGCGACGTCACCCTGGCCAGCATCGCCGAGCTGCGACCGGCGTCGGTGCCCGATCTGGCCCGGATCCACGGCATCGGACCGGCCAAGATCGACCGCTACGGCACCGAGCTGTTGGACCTGGTGGCCCGCGCCGGAAAAGTCGTCGGTTAA
- a CDS encoding YlbL family protein, whose product MSDPLQPVPVDPFDVEAPASPPVTRRAALLTFGMLGSAALLLAMLLLPVPYVVNSPGPTLNTLGEYDGEPLISITGAETYDSTGELRLTTVSSTGGPGFRSTLVGVVAGWLSGSSQVIPVEYVYPQGTTQQQVAEQNQAQMTSSQENATVAALEELGYTVPTTMTIAGTVEGGPAEGKLQEDDVLVAVDGVTMASYAQLIDLLKETDPGSTLTVGVQRDGQSVEVPIVTGAKDGGGSQLGVYIDPTFDLPVDVSIRIEDIGGSSAGTMFALGIIDRLTPQDEANGVHIAGTGTMDLNGDVGPIGGIRQKMAGSVRDGATWFLAPADNCDEVVGHVPDGLHVVRIDTLHGAREAVEAIGSGDTADLPTCTAAASR is encoded by the coding sequence GTGTCCGACCCGCTGCAGCCCGTCCCCGTCGACCCGTTCGACGTGGAAGCACCCGCCAGCCCACCGGTGACCCGCCGCGCGGCGCTGCTCACCTTCGGGATGCTCGGTTCGGCGGCGCTGCTGCTGGCGATGCTGCTGCTGCCGGTGCCCTACGTGGTCAACAGCCCGGGTCCGACCCTGAACACCCTGGGCGAGTACGACGGCGAACCGCTGATCAGCATCACCGGCGCCGAGACCTACGACTCCACCGGCGAGCTGCGGCTGACCACGGTGTCCAGCACCGGTGGCCCCGGCTTCCGGTCGACCCTGGTCGGGGTGGTCGCCGGCTGGCTGAGCGGATCGAGCCAGGTGATCCCGGTCGAGTACGTCTACCCGCAGGGCACCACCCAGCAGCAGGTCGCCGAGCAGAACCAGGCGCAGATGACCTCCTCGCAGGAGAACGCCACCGTGGCCGCGCTGGAGGAGCTGGGTTACACGGTGCCGACCACGATGACCATCGCCGGCACCGTCGAGGGCGGCCCGGCCGAGGGCAAGCTCCAGGAGGACGACGTCCTGGTCGCGGTGGACGGCGTCACGATGGCGTCCTACGCGCAGCTGATCGACCTGCTCAAGGAGACGGACCCGGGCAGCACCCTCACGGTCGGCGTGCAGCGGGACGGCCAGAGCGTCGAGGTGCCGATCGTCACCGGTGCGAAGGACGGCGGTGGCAGCCAGCTCGGGGTGTACATCGACCCGACCTTCGACCTGCCGGTGGATGTGTCGATCAGGATCGAGGACATCGGCGGTTCCAGCGCCGGGACCATGTTCGCGCTCGGGATCATCGACCGGCTGACCCCGCAGGACGAGGCCAACGGCGTGCACATCGCCGGGACCGGCACCATGGACCTGAACGGCGACGTCGGCCCGATCGGCGGCATCCGGCAGAAGATGGCCGGATCGGTGCGCGACGGGGCGACCTGGTTCCTGGCACCCGCCGACAACTGCGACGAGGTGGTCGGTCACGTCCCCGACGGGCTGCACGTGGTGCGGATCGACACCCTGCACGGCGCCCGGGAGGCCGTCGAGGCGATCGGGTCCGGCGACACCGCCGACCTGCCCACCTGCACCGCCGCCGCGTCGCGTTAG
- a CDS encoding ThiF family adenylyltransferase, with the protein MLLRRGVRVLRIDDDQVQIGTDPRWAVRLHGLTSAQCTAVQRGADRSLRAALPESVLTELDRLGLVRAPRPHTGSMPDRLVPDCVATALVDDGDPHRVRRRRAAASVAIVGLGRTGVVIASALAGAGIGTVLLDDERPVSAAETGTGLSPGDLGRTRQTAVADLLRTMAPGIRTGSMARANRDPDLVITVSADVVDPELGLRLTSTGLPQLPVVLREADALVGPLARPGVGCCQRCVELARADRDPHWPRVLGLLAAGRRSTREPVVLATVAGGLAAAEAVTLMDSGQPVTTGRQYEVALPRLEPRLREWAAHPDCGCAALPVTEPGPTL; encoded by the coding sequence ATGTTGTTACGACGTGGTGTGCGGGTGCTGCGCATCGACGACGACCAGGTCCAGATCGGCACCGATCCCCGCTGGGCGGTGCGGCTGCACGGACTCACCTCGGCGCAGTGCACGGCGGTGCAGCGCGGAGCTGACCGTTCGCTGCGCGCCGCCCTGCCCGAGTCGGTGCTGACCGAGCTGGATCGGCTGGGGTTGGTCCGCGCCCCGCGGCCGCACACCGGGTCGATGCCGGACCGTCTGGTCCCGGACTGTGTGGCCACCGCGCTGGTCGACGACGGCGATCCGCACCGGGTCCGTCGTCGCCGGGCGGCGGCGAGCGTGGCGATCGTCGGGCTGGGCCGCACCGGGGTGGTGATCGCGTCCGCGCTGGCGGGGGCGGGGATCGGCACCGTGCTGCTCGACGACGAGCGCCCGGTGTCGGCGGCGGAGACCGGGACCGGACTGTCCCCGGGCGATCTCGGCCGGACCCGGCAGACCGCGGTGGCCGACCTGCTGCGCACGATGGCGCCCGGGATCCGGACCGGGTCGATGGCGCGGGCGAACCGGGACCCGGACCTGGTGATCACGGTGTCCGCGGATGTGGTGGACCCGGAGCTGGGCCTGCGGTTGACCTCGACCGGGCTGCCTCAGCTCCCGGTGGTGCTCCGCGAGGCGGATGCCCTGGTCGGTCCGCTGGCACGACCGGGTGTCGGCTGTTGCCAACGCTGCGTCGAGCTGGCGCGTGCCGACCGCGATCCGCACTGGCCCCGGGTCCTGGGACTGTTGGCGGCGGGACGGCGGTCCACCCGGGAGCCGGTGGTGCTCGCCACGGTTGCCGGGGGTCTGGCGGCCGCGGAGGCGGTGACGCTGATGGACAGCGGTCAGCCGGTGACCACCGGACGGCAGTACGAGGTCGCCCTGCCGCGACTGGAACCTCGCCTGCGGGAGTGGGCGGCGCATCCGGACTGCGGATGCGCCGCCCTCCCGGTGACGGAACCGGGGCCGACGCTCTGA
- a CDS encoding zinc-dependent metalloprotease, translating to MDDVTPTSGQPDGSAWEQMLRQMFGPDADEALRQMREQGLDPAQMAAASGLPNDPAALQQMIAQVQRMLASSGDGPVNWDVAHDAARQIAVTGGDPVLTAQQVREATEALSVAELWLDAATDLPPAGGPAKALSRSEWVEQTLPTWRLLTEPVATSMSKALADTLAGQLPESLDLPPGLAGAGMDPAQMMRQLGSLVFGMQVGQAAGSLAREVFGLTDVGLPLVHSPATALVPGNVADFAEGLDVPLEEVRLFLAAREAAHARLFTHVGWLRGHLLSAVDAYARGISIDLESLEESVRSIDPTDPQALQGALSSGVFAPQNTPEQQAVLERLETALALVEGWVDEVTAVATLPHLPHTMQLREMIRRRRAAGGPAEQTFATLVGLELRPRRSRDAAALWALIARESGPEGRDAVWDHPDLLPTAEDLDDPTGYQGRRQAAQDEHADLDRALAEILGEDDEQS from the coding sequence ATGGACGACGTGACCCCCACCTCCGGTCAGCCGGACGGATCGGCCTGGGAGCAGATGCTGCGGCAGATGTTCGGGCCCGACGCCGACGAGGCGCTGCGCCAGATGCGCGAGCAGGGCCTGGACCCGGCGCAGATGGCCGCCGCCTCCGGCCTGCCGAACGACCCCGCCGCCCTGCAGCAGATGATCGCCCAGGTGCAGCGGATGCTGGCCTCCAGCGGCGACGGCCCGGTGAACTGGGACGTCGCGCACGACGCCGCCCGGCAGATCGCGGTCACCGGCGGGGACCCGGTGCTGACGGCGCAGCAGGTCCGGGAGGCCACCGAGGCACTGTCGGTCGCCGAGCTGTGGCTGGACGCCGCCACCGACCTGCCCCCGGCCGGCGGCCCGGCGAAGGCCCTGTCCCGCTCGGAGTGGGTGGAGCAGACCCTGCCGACCTGGCGGTTGCTGACCGAGCCGGTCGCCACCTCGATGTCGAAGGCGCTGGCCGACACCCTCGCCGGTCAGCTGCCGGAGTCGCTGGACCTGCCGCCCGGTCTGGCCGGGGCCGGGATGGACCCGGCGCAGATGATGCGTCAGCTCGGTTCCCTGGTCTTCGGCATGCAGGTCGGCCAGGCCGCCGGGTCGTTGGCCCGCGAGGTCTTCGGGCTGACCGACGTCGGGCTGCCGCTGGTGCACTCCCCCGCGACCGCCCTGGTGCCGGGCAACGTCGCCGACTTCGCCGAGGGCCTGGACGTTCCGCTGGAGGAGGTCCGCCTGTTCCTGGCCGCCCGCGAGGCGGCGCACGCCCGACTGTTCACCCACGTCGGCTGGCTGCGCGGTCACCTGCTGTCGGCGGTGGACGCCTACGCACGCGGCATCTCCATCGACCTGGAGAGCCTGGAGGAGTCGGTCCGGTCGATCGACCCCACCGACCCGCAGGCGTTGCAAGGCGCACTGTCCTCCGGCGTGTTCGCCCCGCAGAACACCCCGGAGCAGCAGGCGGTGCTGGAACGCCTGGAGACCGCGCTCGCCCTGGTCGAGGGGTGGGTGGACGAGGTCACCGCGGTCGCGACCCTCCCGCACCTGCCGCACACCATGCAGCTGCGCGAGATGATCCGTCGTCGCCGTGCCGCCGGTGGGCCCGCCGAGCAGACCTTCGCCACCCTGGTCGGCCTGGAGCTGCGGCCCCGTCGCTCCCGGGACGCCGCCGCGCTGTGGGCGCTGATCGCGCGCGAGTCGGGTCCCGAGGGCCGGGACGCGGTGTGGGACCACCCGGACCTGCTGCCGACCGCCGAGGACCTCGACGACCCGACCGGCTACCAGGGTCGGCGGCAGGCGGCGCAGGACGAGCACGCCGACCTGGACCGGGCACTCGCCGAGATCCTGGGCGAGGACGACGAGCAGAGCTGA
- a CDS encoding WhiB family transcriptional regulator — MRLTSLLDTVGLGGSGPWPPVTSDTDHTQFDALVAGLIPCRSHDPELWFAERTAEVEQAKALCRECPLLEGCLAGALEREEPWGVWGGQAFVGGQVVAVKRGRGRPRKDASPAA; from the coding sequence GTGCGGCTCACCTCGCTGCTCGACACGGTCGGACTCGGCGGGTCCGGTCCGTGGCCCCCCGTCACGTCGGACACCGACCACACCCAGTTCGACGCGCTGGTCGCGGGTCTCATCCCGTGCCGCTCCCACGACCCGGAGCTCTGGTTCGCCGAGCGCACCGCCGAGGTCGAACAGGCCAAGGCGCTGTGCCGGGAGTGCCCGTTGCTCGAAGGGTGCCTGGCCGGGGCGCTGGAACGAGAGGAACCGTGGGGGGTCTGGGGCGGACAGGCGTTCGTCGGCGGTCAGGTCGTGGCGGTCAAGCGTGGCCGGGGTCGGCCGCGCAAGGACGCCAGCCCCGCCGCCTGA
- a CDS encoding DUF5679 domain-containing protein: MSDTYTGQFYCVKCKEKRETTGDVVIAESGRRMAKGVCPECGTKLNRILGKA; encoded by the coding sequence ATGTCCGACACCTACACCGGCCAGTTCTACTGCGTGAAGTGCAAGGAGAAGCGGGAGACGACCGGGGACGTGGTCATCGCCGAGTCCGGTCGCCGGATGGCCAAGGGCGTGTGCCCCGAGTGCGGGACCAAGCTGAACCGGATCCTCGGCAAGGCCTGA